From Plasmodium brasilianum strain Bolivian I chromosome 5, whole genome shotgun sequence, the proteins below share one genomic window:
- a CDS encoding dihydrolipoyl dehydrogenase, which yields MHLKLQNNMAIDEKEYDIAILGCGVGGHAAAINAMERNFKVLIFVGEENSIGGTCVNVGCIPSKSLLYATNKYRELKNMAKMYNYGIYSNLFLNEAHRKDGSDDNSSSSRSIRSSLSSLSSLSEHDKMRSNQMVADSVEMDVEKLKEYTDSVISKLRGGITHGLQKSKFSKNSEHVQVIYEHGYIIDKNTIKGKKSGNTYKVKNIILATGSTPNIPENVEVDEKSVFTSDQAVKLEGLRSYMSIIGMGIIGLEFSDIYTALGSEITFFEYSPELLPMIDSDVANYFEKVFLQNKPVNYYLNSEIKYVKASKNNKPVIVGYVERGLTGGSSSSSSSSSDSSGTSIPSQIKELHVDSCLVATGRKPNTQNLGLENIETQINNRGYILVDDYLRVKKKNDEIYDNVFCIGDANGKQMLAHTASYQALKVIDLIEMKEKNILKESAKNNINKPILYKNIPSVCYTNPELSFIGLNEKEANKMYADNVGTAISYYKSNSKILCENNITLHGQDKNNAYNKGQYNITDNTNGMVKIVYKKDTKEVLGMFIVGNYASILVHEAVLAINLGLTAHDLAYMVHSHPTVSEILDTTFKAISKIRTH from the coding sequence ATGCACttgaaattacaaaataatatggCTATAGACGAAAAAGAGTATGATATAGCAATACTGGGTTGTGGAGTTGGAGGACATGCTGCGGCCATAAATGCAATggaaagaaattttaaagttttaatttttgtaggAGAGGAAAATTCTATTGGAGGAACATGCGTCAACGTTGGGTGTATACCCAGCAAGTCGTTACTGTATGcgacaaataaatatagagaattgaaaaatatggCCAAAATGTATAACTATGGAATTTACagcaatttatttttgaacgAAGCGCACAGAAAAGACGGAAGTGATGATAACAGCAGTAGCAGTCGTAGTATACGTAGCAGTCTTAGCAGCCTTAGCAGCCTTAGTGAACATGACAAAATGCGCAGCAACCAGATGGTAGCCGACAGCGTCGAAATGGACGTGGAAAAGTTAAAAGAATACACAGATAGCGTTATCAGTAAGCTAAGGGGAGGAATTACGCATGGACTGCAAAAATCGAAATTCAGTAAAAATTCGGAACATGTTCAGGTAATTTATGAACATGGTTATataattgataaaaatactataaaaggtaaaaaaagtGGAAATACATACAAggtaaaaaacataatattggCAACTGGATCAACTCCAAATATTCCAGAGAATGTAGAAGTAGATGAAAAAAGTGTATTTACTAGTGATCAAGCAGTAAAATTAGAAGGATTAAGAAGTTATATGAGTATAATTGGGATGGGAATAATTGGATTAGAGTTCTCAGATATATACACAGCACTAGGATCcgaaattacattttttgaatattctCCTGAGTTACTTCCCATGATTGATAGTGATGTAGCGAACTATTTCGAAAAAGTGTTTTTACAAAACAAGCCCGTAAATTACTATCTAAATAGTGAAATCAAATATGTAAAAGCATCTAAAAATAACAAGCCCGTAATTGTTGGATATGTAGAGAGGGGGTTAACCGGTGGTAGTAGCAGcagcagtagcagtagcagtGACAGTAGCGGTACTTCTATCCCTTCACAGATTAAGGAATTACACGTGGACAGCTGCTTAGTAGCTACTGGACGAAAACCCAATACGCAAAATTTAGGATTAGAAAACATAGaaacacaaataaataacagGGGTTATATATTAGTAGATGACTATTtaagagtaaaaaaaaagaatgacgAAATATACGACAATGTATTTTGCATAGGTGATGCTAATGGAAAACAAATGTTGGCACACACAGCTTCTTATCAAGCATTAAAAGTAATAGATCTTATtgaaatgaaagaaaaaaatatattaaaagagtcagcaaaaaacaatattaataaaccaatactatataaaaacattccTTCTGTATGTTATACTAATCCTGAACTATCTTTTATTGgtttaaatgaaaaggaagCAAACAAAATGTATGCAGATAATGTAGGTACAGCAATTTCTTATTACAAATctaattcaaaaatattgtgtgaaaataatattacctTGCATGGTCAGGACAAAAACAATGCATATAATAAAGGTCAGTACAATATTACTGATAATACAAATGGAATGGttaaaatagtatataaaaaggatACAAAGGAGGTATTAGGGATGTTTATAGTTGGTAACTATGCTTCTATACTAGTACATGAAGCAGTCTTAGCAATTAATTTAGGATTAACAGCCCACGATCTAGCTTATATGGTCCATTCTCATCCTACTGTTAGTGAAATACTGGATACAACATTTAAAGCGATTTCCAAAATTAGGACACATTAA
- a CDS encoding ribosome assembly protein RRB1, translating to MAEEIEADESAYDMLFSPVTPWPCLSFDFILDNFSYNNISSDKLKNEYDQIKNGEITIQDLKYPIDICCVAGTQTSKGQINSIYLIKWSNLNKLSSSQTDEGEDSSGSGNNEVDGHVDGRVEDHVHDCKDGKKKKLNKLKNHSEEGKKEKGKKGKDTKSSVICKSIKHEYGCINRIKVSKKINSLVAAWCEDSNVYIYEISDEMKNLNDRPYNEEIEKGPLHIFEKHTNEGFSLDWNPIHAAKLLTGDNDGNLYLWKPDNLDRWTYDHLILANEAGYDRVISSSMSTCMSSGMNSGNNFVKGGQSIEDVQWSKRGSGLGNVFSMCSTDKSIRILDVRNLNSVSKNSKYTNNIHIENAHASDVNVLCWNENFEYLLASGGDDNVVKIWDIRNFKNSVAELIYHKKPISSISWHYKDTYVLLASSLDNSITIWDLSVESETLDHSLSLYPDQLLFEHLNQNFITDAKFHPLHPGVVVSTSNDNFNIFKTCNV from the coding sequence ATGGCAGAAGAAATTGAAGCAGATGAGAGTGCATATGATATGCTGTTCAGTCCTGTAACACCGTGGCCTTGTTTATCGTTCGATTTTATTTtagataatttttcatataataatatttcgtCTGATAAGTTAAAGAATGAATATgatcaaattaaaaatgggGAAATAACTATCCAGGATTTAAAATACCCTATAGATATTTGTTGTGTTGCTGGGACACAAACATCCAAAGGGCAGATAAacagtatatatttaattaaatggtCCAACTTGAATAAGTTGAGTAGTAGTCAAACGGATGAGGGGGAAGACTCGAGTGGCAGTGGGAACAACGAAGTAGATGGTCATGTGGATGGAAGAGTGGAGGATCATGTGCATGACTGTAAGGAtgggaaaaagaagaagctAAACAAACTAAAGAACCATAGTGAGGAAGgtaagaaagaaaaaggaaaaaaaggaaaggatACAAAAAGCTCAGTGATATGCAAATCTATAAAACACGAATACGGTTGTATAAACAGAATAAAagtaagtaaaaaaataaattccttAGTAGCAGCATGGTGTGAAGATagtaatgtatatatatatgagatatcagatgaaatgaaaaatttaaatgatcGTCCATATAATGAGGAAATAGAAAAAGGtccattacatatatttgaaaaacatACTAATGAGGGGTTTAGTTTAGATTGGAATCCGATCCATGCAGCTAAGTTACTTACAGGTGATAACGACGGAAATCTGTATCTATGGAAACCGGACAATCTGGACAGGTGGACATACGACCATCTGATTTTGGCAAACGAAGCTGGATATGATAGAGTCATAAGTAGCAGCATGAGTACCTGTATGAGCAGCGGAATGAATAGTGGTAACAATTTTGTTAAGGGGGGACAAAGCATCGAGGACGTGCAGTGGAGCAAGAGGGGGAGTGGGCTTGGTAACGTTTTTTCGATGTGCTCTACTGACAAAAGCATTAGAATTTTAGATGTACGGAATTTAAATAGTGTGAGTAAGAACAGTAAATatactaataatatacatattgaaAATGCACATGCAAGTGATGTTAATGTGTTGTGTTGgaatgaaaattttgaatatctATTAGCATCAGGAGGAGATGATAACGTAGTTAAAATATGGGATATAAGAAACTTTAAAAACTCAGTAGCtgaattaatatatcataaaaaacCCATTTCATCTATTTCTTGGCATTATAAagatacatatgtattattagcATCAAGTTTAGACAATTCTATTACAATATGGGATTTATCAGTTGAGTCAGAAACATTAGATCACTCTCTTTCTCTTTATCCTGAccaattattatttgaacATCTAAATCAAAATTTCATTACAGATGCAAAATTCCATCCGCTCCATCCAGGGGTGGTTGTCTCGACCTCAAACGACAACTTCAATATCTTTAAAACATGTAACGTTTAG
- a CDS encoding phosphopantothenoylcysteine decarboxylase has protein sequence MKLLFGISGSIAAIKINEIVEKLKEKCELMNIPIEIKYVATRIAFDKFLKNFKEKILLDEDEWIWNERGDEILHIELRKWADVFVICPLDANTLAYISNGACPNLLTCICRCWDFEKTCLVFPCMNTFMYSHPITKKQISVISSWGIKVVDPIEKVLACGEYGMGALPNVEDVTSEIVKHLRIYENVKDTHHHCV, from the exons ATGAAACTGCTGTTCGGTATCAGCGGCAGTATTGCTGCTATCAAGATTAACGAAATAGTTGAAAAGCTTAAAGAGAAATGTGAATTGATGAACATACCTATTGAGATAAAGTACGTAGCAACACGTATTGCTTTtgataaatttttgaaaaattttaaagagaAAATACTTTTAGATGAAGATGAATGGATATGGAATGAAAGAGGAGATGAAATTTTACATATCGAATTGAGAAAATGGGCAGATGTTTTTGTTATTTGTCCATTGGATGCAAACACCTTGGCTTACATTTCCAACGGAGCTTGTCCCAACCTTCTa ACGTGCATCTGTCGATGTTGGGACTTCGAGAAAACCTGCCTGGTTTTCCCTTGTATGAACACGTTCATGTATAGTCATCCCATAACGAAGAAGCAGATCAGTGTAATTTCTTCGTGGGGAATAAAA GTAGTCGACCCGATAGAAAAAGTCCTTGCATGTGGGGAATATG gcATGGGAGCACTCCCAAACGTAGAGGATGTAACTAGCGAAATTGTGAAGCATTTACGAATTTACGAGAATGTAAAAGATACTCATCACCATTGTGTATGA
- a CDS encoding vacuolar protein sorting-associated protein 2 produces the protein MGGYFSKNLEECLREEKRNLNRSIRELEREIFKLENEKKQIEKNIKIYAKKNNLTFVRSLAKDFVKVKQTITKYNKIKSHLFSMKIKLQSVKSSEQLSKSLNDINKIIKRVNNYLDLNNINKSIYTFQKQNNEASLKEDMLDDLFDTMNYDIDMAEEEDEIVAKVLEGLGIQMNTKLDQIPSVIEIHNEKADDVDITNLEERINNLKKT, from the coding sequence ATGGGTGGGTACTTTTCTAAAAACCTGGAGGAGTGTTTGAGGGAGGAGAAGAGAAACTTAAATAGGTCCATAAGGGAATTAGAGAGGGAAATATTTAAActagaaaatgaaaaaaagcaaattgaaaaaaatataaaaatatatgcaaaaaaaaataatttaacttTTGTACGTAGCCTAGCAAAAGATTTtgtaaaagtaaaacaaacgatcacaaaatataataaaattaaatcacatttattttctatgaaaataaaattgcagAGTGTGAAATCTTCTGAACAGTTAAGTAAAAgtttaaatgatattaacaaaataattaaacgTGTTAATAATTATCTAGAcctaaataatattaataaatcaatatatacttttcagaaacaaaataatgaagcGTCTTTAAAAGAAGATATGCTAGATGATCTATTTGATACTATGAATTACGATATAGATATGGCTGAGGAAGAAGATGAAATAGTAGCTAAGGTTTTAGAGGGGTTAGGTATACAAATGAACACAAAATTGGACCAAATACCATCTGTTATTGAAATACACAATGAGAAAGCAGACGATGTGGACATTACAAATCTTGAGGAACGAATAAACAATTTGAAGAAGACATAA